The sequence TGTGTTGCGGACCGAGACTTTCCTCGATTCAACAACGGCACGCCCCACACCGACGACTTTCAGATCACAGCGGCCTTGAACGACCGCTTCAAGCCCGCCGGAGCTGATGCAGACGAACGGGGTGCCCGGCAGGTCATTGAGCAGGCTGGATTGCCGGCGCTGATGGCAGTGAGAGGGGGCGCCGTGGGCCAATACCAGCAGGCGTTGGACCGATCCAACACCTCGGACGGTCAAAGAGATATCGTTGCGCGACACTACAGTGATTTACGAGCCGCGGGGGCGCTGAATCCCGAGCTATTCGACGAAAGCACTCGCATTTTCTCGGGGTACATCATCGAGATGAGAATCCCGTTCTCGGCGTCCATAGGGTTCGTTCCAGACCATGACATGGGGATCGAGCTGTTCTGGCGAGATGCGGACGGGACCAACGATCCGGGGCACGGGGCCAACGATGTATCTTGGGGAGCATGGGCGCAGAGCAGCGAATTGGACTGCGCCAATCCACGTTTCTCGCTCATGAACGCGGCGAATTGGGCCAAGCTGGTCTTCGATGGGGCGGCGTCCATCGGCAACATTGTTTTCCGGGACAGCAACGCCAATGGGATCCAAGACGCCGGAGAACTCGGCGTGGATGGGGTCAGAGTAGAAGTCATCCGGTGCGAGGACAACACCGTGATGGGGGTCACAACGACCAGCGACGGAGGCTTGTATAGCTTCGCACTCCAACCAGGCGACTACCGCCTCAAGTTTAGCGGTCTACCCGCGAGCCATGTTTTCAGCCCATCGACACCGAGTCCCAACTCCGACGCCTTGGACAGCGATTCCGATCCCGGCACCGGGATGACCGACTGCACCACACTGATCGCGGGTGAAAGCGACTCGGACTGGGATGCGGGAATCTATCCGCTCGAGCGGCCCCAAATCCGAAGACAGGGGAACAGCCTGGTTCTCAGTTGGTCGGGACAGGGAACCGTCGAGCAGACCGATTCCTTGATCGGAGGAGGTCAATGGTCCGCGGTTCAGAACGCGAAGAGTCCCTTTACCATAGCGCCATCAACCACCTACCGGTTCTATCGTGTGGTCCGCTGATAGAGCCCAAGGGCCGACACGGAAACGCAGCGGGTAAGATCACGAGAAAACCCAACGGTTACCTCGAGATCACGCCCGCTGCGTCAAAGTAGGAAGGAAAGGCCGCGGAAACACCGGCGCGCCTCAGGCCGCAATCTGGTATTGCTTGAGTTTGTTGTAGAGGGTTTGCCGACCGATTCCAAGAATCTTGGCGGTCTTGAATTTGTTCCCGCCGGTCTGTTCAAGAACCTCAATGATCTTGGCGCGTTCGGTCCTCTCCATCAGTGTCAAACCCGGAATGGGGGCGTCCTCGGCCTGGCTGTATTGCGGAAGATTCAGATGTTCGGTGTCGATCTGGGGCTGGTCGCAGATCAGAACGGCCCGATAAATCTCGTTGACCAGCTGACGGATGTTCCCCGGCCAATCGAACTGCATCAACCGCTCCTCGGCCGCGGGGGTGAATCCCATCGGCGGCCGATTCTCCTGCGTGGCGAACCGCTTCAAGAAGGACATCGCCAGAGGCATGATGTCCTCGCGTCGTTCACGCAGAGGGGGAAGGTGAACAGAAACCACACCGATGCGATAATACAGATCTTCGCGCAGCTTCCCGGATCGGATCGCCTCCTCAATCTTGCGATTGGTGGCGGCAATGATCCGGCAGTTGACCGGGAAGTCCGTAGAATCGCCAACGGGCCTGATTTTTTTGTCCTGCAAAACTCTCAGCAACTTGCTCTGGGTCTCGATGGGCATCTCCGCCAATTCATCAAGCAGCAAGGTGCCGCCGTTAGCCTCCCGAAACAGCCCGGCCTTGTCGGCCTTGGCGTCGGTGAAAGCACCCTTCTTGTGTCCGAACAGCTCGCTCTCGATCAGCTCCTTGGGCAAGGCCGCGCAGTTGATCTTCACGCATTGACCCTTGCGACCGCTGAGGGCGTGGACGAGATCGGCGATGACCTCCTTGCCTGAGCCACTCTCACCCGTAATCAGGATGGCCGCATCGCTGGGAGCGACTCGCTCCAGCAAGGTCAGCACTTTCTTCATCGAAGGAGAGTTGAAGACCGGCACAGCACCCCCACTGAGGGCGGTGACCGTCGCTCTCAGGGCACGGGTCTCCTCGTGAAGACTCTTCCGCTCGAGAGCTTTTGCGATCAGATTGAGCAAACCCTTGGGGTCGATCGGCTTTTGTTGAAAGTGAAATGCGCCCCGCTTGATCGCTTCAACCGCCGCCTCGAACGAGGCGTGACCGGTCAGAACAATCACCTCGGCCGAAGGCCATTGGCGCTTGATGAGAGGCAGGAGATCGAGACCGTCCGCATCGGGAAGCTTGAGATCAAGCAGCACGGCATCCGGGGGAGGACCGCCAAAAGCGGTCTGGAGCGCAGCTGAATCGCCAACCTCGATGGTCTCGTAACCGCCGGTCTCTAGCATCATCCTGATGACATCCCGGAGCGGTTCCTGGTCGTCCACTACCAAAACTCGATACTTCATACTTCTATTGCCGATTCCTGCGGCAAGCCGCGGTGAAACTCCGGAATAATTCCAGATGTTCCCGATATCGCGCCCAGAGGCGTTCCGGATGGAACTGAACGGCCAGCAGGTATGGCAACACGTCCATGTGAGCTGATCCCAACTCCATTCCCTCAACGATACCATCTCTACTAACGGCAGATGGCTGTAAAACTTTAGCCAGCCTGCCCACCGCTTGGTGGTGAGTACTATTCACGCCCATTTTCAAACATCCCACAGCCGACGCAAACAGAGACCCAGGAGAGATGTCCACCTCATGAACAAGGCTCTCTTTGGCGTCGATCCGGCGGTGATTAATAATAGGCGATGGCACCTCAGAAGGTATATCGGCAATCAAGGTGCCCCCTAAAGCCACATTCAGGATTTGCATGCCTCGACAAATGGCCATCAAGGGGATACGCCGACGAAAAGTCTCTTGGATGACGAGCAGTTCGAAGGCATCACGTTCCGGTCCGTCGAAGGACATGGTCGCTCGGAGCTTCTGGGATATCCTGGGGGCATAGAGCGCAGGATCTACATCGTCACCTCCTGTCAGTAAAATACCGTCGGCCAAGCCTACCACCTCTCGGACATAGGTTTCATCCACCAGACAGCTGAGAATGAGGGGAATCCCATCGGCGGCGCGGATGGCGGCGGCGTAGGACTCCGACAGGCTGCTCTGCAAACCACCGGATCCCGGGGATGCTTTACCCGTTTGCGGAGCCACAAGAATAAGAGGAGGTCGAGGTGTCATAGAACAGATGGGCAGGCTTCTAGGGGAGAGGGACCTGAGCGGGAGCCATTAGGTATCGAATGAGGTCCCGCAACTGGGTGTCGTCGAGCCCATCGATCAAACCCTCGGGCATCATGGAGAGAGCCGAAGGCTTCACCGACTCGATCTCGGTCCTCTCCAAAACCAACGACTCACTGGCACTTTGCACCGGGACAGTCTTTTCGCCGCCCTGCCCCACCAAACCATTCAAAACCCGGCCATCTTTGAGCGTGACCACGGACACCCGGTAATTGTCGGCGACCACCCCGCTCGGGTCCAGCAGGTTGTCGAGGAGGTAATCCAGGTTGCGACGATCCGAGCCGGTCAACTCAGGCCCCACCTGACCGCCTTCACCAAAGAGCTTGTGACACGTGGCGCAGGCCTGTTGAAAGAGCTTCCGTCCGCGTGAGGCATCGGCCTGATTCACCGCTTCCACGGGCAAGCGGGCTTTGAACTCCGCCAGGCGCTGCTGCTTCTCCGCAGACAAGGAACGGGACAAAGGCCAAAACTCGTCGACTCGCCGACTGATATGCGGCACTTCCAAACTTCGCAGCTGGCGTACTTGGACTACCCCCACCTCATCGCGCGAGATCGTTCCCTTCCCTACCGCATCTAGAAGTGCGATGGCGAACGCTGGACGTGAAGCCAGCGCTTGAATGGCTTCGGTCTTGGCAGCCGCCGATCTCAAAGATCGATAGTGCTTCAGCAGCAACTCGGGGGTCTCGGCACTTCCGAGTGCAGCCAGGGCTTGAATGCCATCCGAGGCCATCTCGAGTTCGGCGAGCAAGGGCTGGATCAGGGAAACCAGGTTATCCGCCCGGCTTTGAACCAAGGCCCGCAGCGCTTGCCGCCGGGAAGCGAGGTCCGCGGATCCGTCGCCAACGCGTTGGCGCAGTTCGTCCATGGCCCGCCCGTCGCCAAAAACCACCGAAAGCTCTCGGGTCAGCCCACGGACCTCCTCCGATGAACTGGCCGAAAGCCGAGGCGCGAGGACCGTCCAGGCGGAGGGCGCCTGGGCTTTTCGCCACCCGCGCAACGCATCCACCATCCCACCCAACATCGCGGTCTGGTGAGCCACCTCTGAATTCTTTGCCAACCCCGAAATGAACCGGTCCATGAGAGCCAAGTTTTGATCCCAGTCCTCCGCGAGCTGCCGGGTAACGAACCGTCGGATCTTGGGAAGCCCGCAACGCTCCGCCAGGTCTGCGGCTCGGGCTTGGTGAAGAGCGACAGCGGGCTGGATGGCGTACCAGACCAACAGGGGATACGTGGGATCGTTAGCGAATTCGGATCGAGACGACAGCACTTCGGCCAGCTCCCACCGATTCGCCGGAGGCGCCTTTTGCAGCGTCCCAGCCAAGAACGCCAGGACCAAACCGGAAGCCTCGGTTCGGGCGAGGTCTACGAACTGGGCCATCACCTCAGGCGAATGTGGCTGGCTGTCCACCAACAGTTGTATGGCCCAAACGCGCAGCTGCTCGTGCGGGTCGCGAAGATGGGATAGTAACCAGGAAGTCTCCACGCCACCGGTGACATGGAGGCACCACCAAGCGCGAAGTTTACGACTCACCTCCGGTTGGGCGTCGAAAAGCTCGCGCAGTTGAGCACGGGCTTGTGACATGTCGGCTCCGGCCAAGAAGCGTTCCTGCAATAGCAAGCGGGCCTGACGCACAAACCAATCGTTGGGATGGAGCTGAAGCTGCACCAACTCTACATGGGAAAGCTGCCGCAAATCGCGCGGGCCCGCGATCTTCGGAGCCCCATAGGTCAGTTTAAACACCCGACCTGAAGTTCGATGAATTCCCTCGTGATCGTGGCATTCACCGATATCAGACCAGTCTGCCACGAAAACACCGCCATCGGGTCCGTAAACCAGATCGATGCCCCGAAACCAAGGATCCGAGGAGTGCATCAGGTCCGGAGCATGCTTCCCCACATAGCCAGCACCACGTCGCTCAATCCGATCTTGGTTGAGTCGCTTACCATGGTAATTCACCGCGAAAACTGAGTTTCGGTAAGACGCCGGCCAGTTGTCCCCCAGGTAGATCATCAGCCCGGAGTGCGCATGTCCACCCCCGGCCTGAGAGGTGGTGGGGGTCACGCCCAACTTGCGAATGTCGTGCCAGATTTCCCGGGTGTCCCAATGAAAATGGTCAGCGGTCTGATCGATGAGTTCATAGAGGTGGCGGTTTTCATGTTCACCGAACATCCGCTTGTAATACGCGCCGGGAACCACATGCCACAAATGTCCGATCACGGTGTTGATGAAAAACAACTGCCCGAATTCGTCCCAATCGTGCCCCCAAGGATTCGTAGTGCCGCGGGCGACGACCTCCACCCGACGCGAGGCAGGATGATAGCGCCAGATCCCCACGTTCACCGACACCCGGTCTGCCTTCGCCGTACCCGGCGCGCCGACTTCGCTGGTGCCCAGAATGCCCTGTCGGCCGTAAAGCCACCCATCCGGTCCCCACTTAAGCCCGTTGGCGATCGTGTGGCGGATAACACCGTCGCTCCAACCATCCAGCAAGACTTGAGGTTCCGCATCCGGCACATCATCCGCATTGCGATCGGGCAGAAAGAGCAGCTGGGGTGGGCAGAGCGCATAGACGCCCCCGAGTCCGACGGCGATGCTGGTAAGTTTGCGACCCTGGTCCCAAAAAACGGTGCGCTGGTCAAAACGGCCATCATCGTCGGAGTCCTCTAAAATCAGAATGCGATCTCGCAAGGTGGGATGGAAGTTCACCGCATTTTCTGAGTAGGTATAATTCTCGACCACCCACAGCCGGCCGCGAGCATCCGTCGTGATCGACATAGGCTGCTGCACATCAGGTTCACCGGCGAAGAGACTGACGCGAAAGCCCTCAGGAACCTGGATCCGGCTCAAGGCCTCTTTTGGCGTCAGCAGCGGAATGGTCTCTTCCTGAGTATTAAACACCTTAGGGAAGTCAGATTCCGCTGCCAGGCTTGTGGTGCGGGGAAGGTGTGCAGCGAGGCCAGCGACAACGAGTCCTAAGCCCAGGCGAAGACCAGGGGAGAGAATGGCGTGGGAAAAGAAGTTCATGAGCGTTAAAGTAACCGAAGGGCATAGCACTTCGCCCCGGCACAGTCCATATCCGGTTTGCGGGGTAATACGCATGGCGCGTTTAGCGGGCCATCCCTGAGTTATGAGTGGGAGTGAGTTATAGTTATGAGTTGCCGAAGCGGAATCGTCCGGAGACGGACGACGCTACAAGTTAATTAACACCGTCAGGATTAGCCTCAGGCAACTGGTCACTCATCACTCGTCACTCATTTGCCCCCCTGCGGCTTGACACCAGCCAGCCGCATCGCGAAC comes from Verrucomicrobiales bacterium and encodes:
- a CDS encoding sigma-54-dependent Fis family transcriptional regulator, which translates into the protein MKYRVLVVDDQEPLRDVIRMMLETGGYETIEVGDSAALQTAFGGPPPDAVLLDLKLPDADGLDLLPLIKRQWPSAEVIVLTGHASFEAAVEAIKRGAFHFQQKPIDPKGLLNLIAKALERKSLHEETRALRATVTALSGGAVPVFNSPSMKKVLTLLERVAPSDAAILITGESGSGKEVIADLVHALSGRKGQCVKINCAALPKELIESELFGHKKGAFTDAKADKAGLFREANGGTLLLDELAEMPIETQSKLLRVLQDKKIRPVGDSTDFPVNCRIIAATNRKIEEAIRSGKLREDLYYRIGVVSVHLPPLRERREDIMPLAMSFLKRFATQENRPPMGFTPAAEERLMQFDWPGNIRQLVNEIYRAVLICDQPQIDTEHLNLPQYSQAEDAPIPGLTLMERTERAKIIEVLEQTGGNKFKTAKILGIGRQTLYNKLKQYQIAA
- a CDS encoding gamma-glutamyl-gamma-aminobutyrate hydrolase family protein; translation: MTPRPPLILVAPQTGKASPGSGGLQSSLSESYAAAIRAADGIPLILSCLVDETYVREVVGLADGILLTGGDDVDPALYAPRISQKLRATMSFDGPERDAFELLVIQETFRRRIPLMAICRGMQILNVALGGTLIADIPSEVPSPIINHRRIDAKESLVHEVDISPGSLFASAVGCLKMGVNSTHHQAVGRLAKVLQPSAVSRDGIVEGMELGSAHMDVLPYLLAVQFHPERLWARYREHLELFRSFTAACRRNRQ
- a CDS encoding c-type cytochrome, translated to MNFFSHAILSPGLRLGLGLVVAGLAAHLPRTTSLAAESDFPKVFNTQEETIPLLTPKEALSRIQVPEGFRVSLFAGEPDVQQPMSITTDARGRLWVVENYTYSENAVNFHPTLRDRILILEDSDDDGRFDQRTVFWDQGRKLTSIAVGLGGVYALCPPQLLFLPDRNADDVPDAEPQVLLDGWSDGVIRHTIANGLKWGPDGWLYGRQGILGTSEVGAPGTAKADRVSVNVGIWRYHPASRRVEVVARGTTNPWGHDWDEFGQLFFINTVIGHLWHVVPGAYYKRMFGEHENRHLYELIDQTADHFHWDTREIWHDIRKLGVTPTTSQAGGGHAHSGLMIYLGDNWPASYRNSVFAVNYHGKRLNQDRIERRGAGYVGKHAPDLMHSSDPWFRGIDLVYGPDGGVFVADWSDIGECHDHEGIHRTSGRVFKLTYGAPKIAGPRDLRQLSHVELVQLQLHPNDWFVRQARLLLQERFLAGADMSQARAQLRELFDAQPEVSRKLRAWWCLHVTGGVETSWLLSHLRDPHEQLRVWAIQLLVDSQPHSPEVMAQFVDLARTEASGLVLAFLAGTLQKAPPANRWELAEVLSSRSEFANDPTYPLLVWYAIQPAVALHQARAADLAERCGLPKIRRFVTRQLAEDWDQNLALMDRFISGLAKNSEVAHQTAMLGGMVDALRGWRKAQAPSAWTVLAPRLSASSSEEVRGLTRELSVVFGDGRAMDELRQRVGDGSADLASRRQALRALVQSRADNLVSLIQPLLAELEMASDGIQALAALGSAETPELLLKHYRSLRSAAAKTEAIQALASRPAFAIALLDAVGKGTISRDEVGVVQVRQLRSLEVPHISRRVDEFWPLSRSLSAEKQQRLAEFKARLPVEAVNQADASRGRKLFQQACATCHKLFGEGGQVGPELTGSDRRNLDYLLDNLLDPSGVVADNYRVSVVTLKDGRVLNGLVGQGGEKTVPVQSASESLVLERTEIESVKPSALSMMPEGLIDGLDDTQLRDLIRYLMAPAQVPLP